Within Fusarium fujikuroi IMI 58289 draft genome, chromosome FFUJ_chr08, the genomic segment CATAGCGCTTCTAACATGGAGTGGCTATAAGTCAGTTGATAAACATAAATACTGCACGGTATTTACAGATGACTTTTCCAATGGGTTCAATTCTACAATATGGAACAAGCAGGTAGAGGTCGGAGGATACGGGTACGTTGAAACTCCCCATCTCACATTGCTGAATGCTAATAAGAGTCGATTCTAGAAATGGCGAGTTTGAACTGACGACAGACACGGATGAGAACGTCTTCGTCCGCGACGgccaactcatcatcaaacccACCCTCCAAACCGATAAATTCCTCTCCGAAACAACGAAGATAAACCTCACTGCTCAAGGGACTTGTTCCGCCACAACAACCCAAGACTGTGTTCAAGTCGCGAACCTCACCGCGGGAGAAATCGTCGCGCCCGTCAAGTCCGGCAGGATCACGACCAAGAACTTTGGCGTCATCCGCTACGGCCGCGTCGAGATCGTCGCCAAGCTCGCAGCGGGAGATTGGCTCCTCTCGCAGCTCATGATGTTCCCAGCCAAGGAATACTACGGCGCGTGGCCTGCCTCTGGCGAGATTGATATCGGGATGGTGCGGGGGAATAATTACACTTATGACAATGGGCGCGGGAACCAGCAGGTGTCGACTCAGCTGCACTGGGGTCTTGATACAGGCACTGATCGGTGGCAGAGTACTTCCGGGGCAAGAGATACGCTGCGCACGACCTTTCATAAAGACTTTCATACTTTTGGACTGGAGTGGTCGGATAAGTATCTCTTCACGTGGCTCGACCATCGCATCGCACAGGTCACGTACGTCAAGTTCAATCACCCGTTCTACCAGCACGGCGGCTTCCATCAGGCCCTCGCCAACGGGTCTCAGATCTCAAATCCTTGGACTGGCCCGGGAACCAGTAATGCGACGCCTTTTGATCGGCCGTTCTACCTGATCATCGCGCTGGCTGTTGGGGGGACATCGGGCTGGTTCCCGGACGATGTGCACGGTAAGCCCTGGGTGAACGATGCGATCACCCCGAAGACGGATTTCTGGAATGCGAAGGATCGATGGTATCCGACATGGGAGAAGAATGATGGCGGGGAGATGGTGATCAAGAGGGTTTCTATGTGGCAGCAGTGTGATCGCGCTGCCACTGATTTATCGCAGTTTTCATCAAGTTAGATATCCGGTACTGCGATAATTTCATAACGGTTACTACAGCTCATTTCATCACTGTGCTTGTAGAAACTCTGGTCACTGAATTTATATGTATTGGCATAGTACACTAGATGCGGCAATCTCGGGCAAGGTGTCGTGTTTAAAGGGCAGGTAGACAAGCTCTGGGTGGTGAACCAAGGCCCATTTTATAGGCGAATCGCTTCTGACAGGCTACAGGGAAATTATGAGTTTACCGGGTTTATAATTTACCGACATTTGGTCCCAGAAAGCACGGACATTGATAATACAGGGTAGCTTGTAAAAATCCAGGATCAGACTGGTCAGCAATTAAGCCATTCTGATTATACAGCCTACCGGGGAACTAAAGAACGGCCCCTAAACGGGCAAGTTACAAGGCAATTCTGATGTGAGCCAAACTCCTTGGAGATCGACTATTATCCACCCGGTAAATAGTCGTCTTCTACtaagatgagatggataaTTCCTGAAAATCTCGAGCGATTGTAGACAGCTTGGCTGTTCGACGTGATCGCATGAAGCGATAGAGATTGtcaaagagagattaaaacGGTGAGGCATCTCGATATATGTTATAGGGAAAAGCGTAAGACGGTGAGAGCATGGTCTTGATTTGATAGCGTCACTGTATGATACGTCGCGATTTGGTGTATCACTTATCTACTTAATCCTTGGTGCATTCTAACAATTTAGGCTTACTTTTGTTACCCTAACTGACGTTTCTAACTTTTTGGAATTTCTAAGAGATGTCAGACAGACACCTTGTTATCCCGACGTTAAACTATCAATCTCGGATTGAGCCATCTATTTTCAGCTTCAGATCCGACAGTCCCAAGTTACAAGTCACCTCATCTCTctgctgataagataagcttgTCCAGAGGCCAATCGAGACTCTGttgtggctggctgacaTTCCAACTACCATATCGATAGTTATTTCTGGCGTAAACAAGGGAGAGGCTCGCTAGCGTAAACCAGCTAATCAGATGGCGATATTCGCCGCCACTCCAATACTTGCCGCTGTGATAAGCGAAAAGGGAAATCAATCACCAATAGCCATACCCAAATCGGTGAAGGCGCGGGGTTGACCCGTCGTTCCGTGCCGAGTTGAAGATCATTTTTGGAATTGGGTGGCAACAATAGTCCCTTTTGGCGTAAACTTCAGTAGCTAATCAGCCGATGCGAAAGGAAATAGACATCCTCTCGTTGGTCAAATGAAACGAGTGGCTGGCACTACTCAATTCCTCCAGTTCATAGCGTGGCAAGCTGCTCCAGCCAGTATGAAGAATAATTAGTCTTGGCTCCTCCATCCAACGCTCCCTTGATCAATTGCTCTTGTCTTCTTAGAGGTGCCATACAGAAGCCTCAAACAAAAATGAAGTCGGCGCATTTCTTTACAGGCATCTTCGCTGCGCTTACTCAAGCAGCACCTACTGTCGACGAGACATACCAATACAATGGACCTGATGTTCCCATCGGCGATTGGGTCGATCATACGATTAAGGGCGATGGCACCGGATTCATTCGTCTAGTTGAACCTCCGGCTGTGAAGCCTGCCCATGACAAGCCTACCAACAACGTCAATGTCATCTCACTGTCATACATACCTTCACAGTCTGGAGGCGACACTGTTGGCATCAATATCCACTATCAAACGCCTTTTGGTCTTGGCCAGGTACCCTGGGTCAACTGGGGAGTCAGTAATTCGTCCTTAGACAAGGTGGCTCCCGGCTCGACCGTAACATACGAGCGCACGCCTCCATGCTCTCGCGTTCACGTTACCCAATGCAGTCAGTTCTTTCACAACGTGCAGATAGAGAATCTCCAACCAGGTACAATGTATTTCTACCAAATCCCTGCCGCGAACGGTACCACTGTATCCCCTGTTTTGAACTTTACAACTGCCCAGGCGGTAGGGAACCCATCTCAATTCAGTATTGCCATCAACAACGATATGGGGTACACGAATGCAAATGGATCGTACTTTTTCATGAACCAACACATGAATGATGAGGACGGCCTCGCGTTTGTCTGGCACGGTGGAGATCTCAGCTACGCGGATGACTGGTACTCCGGTATTGTACAGTGCAACTCATCGGCTTGGCCTGTCTGCTACAACGGCAGCAACAGTTCCTTGCCCAACAACGACACCAATCCCGATTATTTTGACACACCTCTGCCCGAAGGTGAGATTCCCAATCAAGGCAGCCCTCGTGGTGGCGACATGGGTGTCCTCTACGAATCCAACTGGGATCTTTGGCAGCAGTGGATGAACAACATCACTATGAAGATCCCTTACATCGTCCTTCCCGGCAACCACGAGGCCACGTGTGCCGACCATGACAACACTCCATTTGTCCTTTCGTCGTATCTCAACGAGAACAAAACCGACACCCCCATGTCAGGCGATAATCCCAACGCCACGCTGACATATTATTCATGCCCGCCTTCACAACGCAATTTTACGGCTTTCCAGAACCGCTTCTTCATGGCAGGCGATAAGTCGGGGGGCGTCGGGAATTTCTGGCATTCATTCGACTATGGCCTCGTTCATTTTGTATCTATCGATACGGAAACGGACTATGCTAACAGCCCAGACAAGACATTCCGTGAGGATGTCCAGAAAGctaagaaggaggaagactgcaaaggcaaggacaaggacaaggctaAATGCAAGCCTGAGAAGCCCGAACCGACTGGGTATCAGTGTACTAAAATCGACTTATGCGATGAGTTTGAGACGGATGACTTGGAGGAAGAGACATATCTTCAGTCCGGGAAAGCGCATCCTCTGCGAAACGAGACGCATATCACAGATGCAGGTCCTTTTGGATACATTGACGGCTCCGTCAAGGATAACAGAGCCTATCAGCAATATCACTGGTTGAGGGAGGATCTTAAAAAGGTTGATAGGTGTAAAACACCCTGGGTTATCGTCATGGGTCATCGTCCCATGTACAGCTCCCACGACGCCAGCAACTATCATCTGCACCTTCGCGAGGCATTTGAGGGGTTGTTTTTAAAGAACAAGGTCGATTTGTACATCGCTGGGTAAGTCATCACGAATCTATCAAGTTTGCCAGGCTAACTTGCTCATAGACACGTTCACTGGTATGAGCGTCTTAAGCCTATAAGGAATTGCGACGTCGACCATCGTGCGATCAAAAACGATAGTGAACAGAATGGTATTTACGAAGTTAGGCCTGGACACTCTATGGTTCACCTCATCAACGGCGCTGCTGGGAATATCGAAAGCCACGCTACCATCAACAAGTCCCTGCCTATACCCGACATAACAGCTCATCGGAACATCACTAGCTTTGGCTTCTCCAAGTTGACTGTTTTCAACGCAACGACTCTGTCTTGGAAGTTCATTCAGGGCCACGATGGTAAAGTCGGCGATGAACTCACGGTGCTGAAGAATGCGTCTTTGACTTGCAAGGACTACAAAACTTATAGCTCACCTAGCTCGTCCGGCTCGTCCGGTTCGTCTTGCGCTACTGAGTGCTCTGGATCTGGTGTTCTGGCCTGGCTCTACTGCAATGTCTATTGTGCCAGCTTCGGGGAACCACTCAAGGTTTAAAGCGGCTAATTGTACCTCGACATAGTCACAATTCATACATGAGATAATAGCCTTGTAAAGATGCGTTCTAGGTCTGATATTAGCTTTGGTATCAAGTGCTGTGAATGAATGGCTCATCTCATTGGTCCATGATAGTCCGATTGGGCTAGTGAAATGAATACTGGGTACTGTAGCTTACACTTTTCCAAGCAAAGCCTTAGTGCTCAAAGCTATTGATCTTAGCGCTACGATAACTGCACTATTGAATCCTAAACCCCTACCTGTTGCCCAAAATACGGATTTCATCTAGGAAAGGCAGATTCCCACTGCCGAGAATTGCCGTCGAACGCGCTGtgaaaatagatatttaatctatttattttaccCCAATGCTGTTGGTATTCTGGGACCTCCATTCCTTGAATATCACGCCGAAGCCACGCTCGTTAACTATCTCACCCAGTCACTCTTTTCTCTCATTCTTTCCTTGTACCCGGAACAGAACCTCGCAACTCAGAAACGATGATCCACGGCAAATCACTCCTAGTGGCGTTGGCAGTCGCCTCGACCGTTGTCGCTAGTCCTTGCAAGCCCAGTACGACTAGCCCAGTCCTCAGTACCACTACGACGGCAATGGAAGAAACTTCTAGCGGTGAAACCTCTACCGCCAGTGGCACAACTATTATTGAGACTACCGTCATCGCCACCACTACAACGACAGAGCCCGGCACCACTACAACTGGTGCTCTGACAACAACAACTGCGGAAGCTGATGTTACGACTACAACCACCGCCGCAGAGACAACCAGTACCGCCCCCTGCGCCGCGGCTCCAACGGCCTGTGGAATATACGGTTACTTCGTCGAAGGGAACACTTTGCAGTACCTAAGCAGCCCGGGAACAAAGGATAATGCCAAGGATTGCGTGCAGGCTTGCGCTGATTATCCCGACTGCGAGGTTGTTGACTTTTATAATGAAGCTACCAATGGATATGAAAAGGGGACTTGCGAGTTCTGGAAGGGTACTGTCAAGACTGATGGTGCGCAGTCCCCGTACCAGTGGTATCAAGTTTGTTGCCTGGCCAATATGTAATAGAGCTATGTTGTCGATTGCTGCCCTTGAAGGTATGCTTTACGCTGCCAATACAGGTGATAATTTAGACTTATAGAACATAGATTCGTTGTGACTTTCTGGTAGCATGATGACATTTCTGAAAGCTAAATAGCGTTAATTCAGGTCACATATGGCAGCATCTTGCAGCACCTTTTTAGCGAGTGAGTCTTGCAGTGCTTTATAATAAGACATATAGTCCTGGTGGTAATTACTTGGGAATAAATGTTGGCTGCGTGTAGTCGAACATTCTGAGAGTGGTTTTGAAGCGGGCGGTTGAATGACTGAATTTGTCTGTTTTGTTTTATCTTGTCGAAATGTCCTATGTTTGTCGGCAGCACTTAGCAACGTCATTCAGGGTACAGATGAGCGAGGCCTCAAGAATCCAACGCTCTTCTGGTGAATCGACGACACCGCCTCCAGTCCTTTCAGCAGCGACAACTTTGTTTTCGCCTTGCCATTGGCCGCGCTTGACGACGACGCCTACTTGCCGGTAAAAATATGCGGCAATACTTGTCCTGGCAATACCAGATGTAACATAATATTATAGCAGCCTTGAAAAATTGCCAGCGCTGATGAGCTCAAAAGACCAGATAAAATACACAAAAATCCCAACTCTCTCTTACGAATTACAGCTTGCTCTTTAGCCCTGCACTAGCAGCGAGAACAGCTCTCTGCTTCTCGCCTCCATGCTCAACCTTGACAGGGGCATCAAAAACAGTAGCATCGGGCTTCTCCTTTCGGTTCTCGGTATCAACATACTCCCTCTCCCCCTCTCCAACATAAAGCTGCCTCGGCCTCCAGATCTTGACGCCTGACTTGTTCAACATCATCTGCCTCCAGTGCGCCAACCAGCCTACACATCTCGGGACCGCAAACAAAACAGGATAGAAATCAAGCGGGAATCCCATGGCCTGGTAGATCAGGCCGGAGTAAAAGTCCACGTTGGGGTATAGGTTCCTGCTGCGCATGAACTCGCTCTTGCGCGCGTAGTCGGCGAGCGTCAGGGCCGTGTCGAGGAGCTTGTTACGGCCGGTGACCTCGAAGACTTCCTCGGCGAGCTTGCGAATGGCTGTTGAGCGGGGATCGACGTTTTTGTAGACGCGGTGGCCGAAGCCTACGAGGACGCGCTCCCTTCTCTCAACGGCCTGCATGAAGGCCGGGACGTTCTCGGGGGATCCGATCTCGATAAGCATTCTGATGGCTGATTCGGAGGCTCCTCCGTGAGATGGACCGTAGAGTGCCGCGCATCCCGCAGAAACAACGCTGTAAGGATCCACCAGAGAACTTCCAACTTGCAGGACTGTGGCGGTGGAGCAGTTGACTTCGTGGTCGGCGTGGAGAATGAAGAGCTTGTCTAAGGCCTTGGCAAGAACAGGATGAGGTTGGTAGTCTGGCTCAGACAGGTTATCCAGGAGATAGAGGAAGTTTCCAGTGTATGACAAGCCTTGTGCAGGGCGGTTGAAGGGTCGGCCCTGTCGCATTCTGTACGACGCAGCCGCCAAAGTAGGAGCCTTTCCGAGAATTCGAAGAATCTGCTTGTCCAGCATCTTGAGGGAATCCATATTGCCCGAAGCAGCGTTGGTGTAGAGCTTCTGCCCTGCAAGCGAGGGATTAGCCTCGGGAGCAAACGCACCGAGCGTAGCGAACGCCGCGCTCAACATGGACATTGGATGCGAGTCGTAGCGGAACGACTTGAACATGTTCTCGATATCGCTGTGAATATATGTATGATGCATCACCTCTCCCTGCCATTCATCATACTGCGCCTTGGTGGGAAGGTCTCCGTAGATGAGAAGATACGCTGATTCGAGAAAATTGCTCTTCTCGACCAACTGCTCAATCGGATATCCGCGGTAGCGAAGGACGCCATCTAGGCCGTTGATGTATGTGATTTTGCTCTGCACGACAGCGGTATTCATGTACGCGGGATCATACACCCTGAGACCCTGCGTAGTCTCATCCTCTGGGCGATCATTGCCAGCCTCGGctttgatcttcttgaattCCGTCGCCGGGATGGAATTGTGAGTAATGGGGATCTCGTAGGTTTGGTTTGTTCTGTTATCCACGACCGTGAGCGTCTCGCGACGGCCTTTGTTCTGAGCTGAAACCATGATTAAGATAATACAAGATGAGGTAAAAGAGATGCAGTGATTATGTCGAGTTGACGAGGATAAGCAACGAGTCTCGATGATTTAAAACGATTTTCAGAAGCAAACGCGTCAATGACACGTCACGTGGACGCCTACCTCGGCATGACGATATAAGTGGAACGTGTAGAGACCTCGGCCCTAGTGGGTTTGGCGGCATTTGAGGCGGGAGGTGACACGACATCAGCGCTAACACTGATAGCAGCATTTTATAGCATTTTACGATGCTAGCTAAGTCCCTCCCGTCTCTGCACCTGCCTGTGGATCGCTATCTACCCTACAAGTCTGACATGAGATATTGATCAAAACAGAATAAATTATTTCAAGACAAGATactctttattattaagtactttatcCATCCAATCGCAAGCCTCCAATATTGTTTCTTATTGCCGCTTTTTAATTCCAATGTTGACTTTCTTGAGCTTACGTGTTGTTCCTTCCGTGGATTCCACTTGGGACTCCATCATACAAAAGTCATACCTCTTTATCAAAGTCGCCGCaatgatcttcatctcaacttctgcCAGATTACGTCCGACGCATGCTGCCGGGCCTTGGCCAAAAGGGATAAACGAAGTATTCTGGCGGTCTGACAGCTTCTCCCATCTTTCAGGTCGAAACTTATCAGCATCTGCACCCCATATGTCTTTAGACCGGTGAATGGCAAAGATTGGGACGCTCAAAACTGTGCCGGGAGGGAAGTAAAAAGAGTCTAACTGAATTCCCTTGGACCCGGGAAGCACCTCTCGAGGAAGACCGATCCCGAGGACGCTGTGTAGTCGCATTGTCTCGTTCAGCACAGCGTCTAGATATGGAAGAGCCCGAACACTCGTAAACGGCGCGACTGTTGCTGGCACATGTATACAGTCCAGCTCGGTTTGCAGCTTTTGCAGTGAAGAGGGTGAAGTGGCGAGGTAGTACATCATGGCGGAGAGCGTGTTGCTGACGGTCTCAATGGCTGCCAtgaacaaggtcaaggactCGGAAGCAATCTCTTCGAATTTGAGCAATTCCCCTTGGTCATCACGCGCTCGAAGTAAAAGTGAGAGCCAATCATCATGATTGTCTTGTCCTGCAGCCATGCGTTCTTTGACATGAGCGGAAGTCACGCCCAGCAGGTTCTGCAGCCCATCCATTCCTCTGTGGAAGAAGGGATCAGGCAGGTTATGTGCATGGGGCTTTAGCCAAGGTAAAACACCAAGAGTCGCGACGGCGGCACTCCTTTGTGCGAGACTGTTCATCATAGACACGTAGGACCCGGGTTtgttctcaaccttgaccaGATCAGAGCCATTCCTCAGCATCCCAAATGGCTCGCTAAAGAGAAGATCGCCGGTGATGTCAAACGACAAGTACCTGGTTGCAAGATTAGTGTATGTCGGCCGAAGAGTCTCGAAAGAACTTACGTGAACCATCGTCTGCATTCGAGGTGCGTGAACCCGTCAAACTGCGGCCCTTTGTCGATTATCTCGTCCCACTTGCGGGCCAGAAGCTCCACTTTGTCGGAAATTGGCCCCTCGGCCGCACGAGACGACTTGGGGGCGAAGCTATGAGCGATGTATCTTCTCTTGCGAGCATGTTCGGCGCGATTCCTCGCCGTGAAGATGCTTCGAGTAAGGGAAATTGACGAATCGTACCAGGATCTTGATGAAGTGAGTATAGACATCAGAAAGATACGAATGTGCAGCTTACGACTTTTCCAACCCTTTCCCATGGCCGTAGACAAGAGGTATGGCCCTTTCGTCAACGATACTGACGTGGTTCGGCTGGATCCTGACCACGGGTCCGAGTCGCTCGTGGAGATCATACACTGCGTCTGAGCGCTTGGACTTGCGGCAGATGTAGAAGAGCCATAGATTTGAGAAGCGAGCCAGCAGCGGGCCGGGAACTCCTCGTAGATGTCTGTAGGTGTAAAAGTAGGGAAGAATGTAGAATAACAGTCCGCATAGAAGTACTGTCAAGGGCGCCCAGGGCGAAAGTAAAAGAGAATGAATAGACATTTTCCCACAGATGGACAAGGTAGATGTCGATATGAGCGAGGGAGATTGCAAGCCGGCGTGATATAACCAAGCCGGTATCAGTTCTCAGAAACCTGTGGGATGGAATGTGGTTCTCCGTCAAGAACTGTGGCGCAAATATAGTATACATGTAACTCCGCTAAAAGCCAGGTTGCAGCGTCATCTGTCGGGAACTATCCCTTTGAGTTGGAACTAGCCATCGGAGCAGTACTTGCATCCATAAACCTATCGGTACTCGGAAAGTGTCTCCCGGGCCAAGAATGATGAGCCCATACTCCATACCTCTTGTTGCTGGGTCGTAAGTATTGCGTATTGTCGGACAAGTCACGGATGTTGCAGTGGATGTAAGAAACGGAATACAAAGTTTCGTTCGGAAGTTCCATTGCATCTATGTATGCTTGATATCGTATGATTCCTTCCAGCTCTATCTGCCGGATTCGGTGACTGCCGGTGTGTTCATGGATAGTGTACACGAGGTCATGATGTATTTGGGTCCACTTGCGTAAGTTCAAGACAAATCATTCTAGTTATGTATTAAGTTTAATGTTTAGTTGTATCAAGAGTCCGTGGATGTACGAGGAATAGTTTGTTTTATGCCGGAGCTTCGTGTCGTCGGCGATTCCCACTCACTTGATCGAGTTTCATGTGCTGGAGATATGTAACATTACAGCCATAGTATCGGCAAAGATATCCCATTGGCATGAGAGATGATGAAAATAATACCTCGGCGCAGAAAGTAGCTACTTATTGTTAATATTGAACCAGTCTATATAAGCTGTCTATCCAGAATACAGAGAACAGGTTAGGCTTGTGTATTACAACATCTTTACTGATATCTTATCAAAATATCCCACATCTCCAACATCTGAAACAACGTTGACCATGCCTTCTGCCATTGACAGCATCCCAATTGCCTCCTTTGAGACAATCAACTACTCCGCTCTTGAGAGACGAGATGCGAAAGAGATTGAAAAGCTCATGGGTGCAAGCCGTACAGCCGGATTCTTCTACCTAGACTTTGACCGTAGTGGTGCCGCTGGTCtacccaagaagaagaaagaagttcTCAAGGCAATGAAGGAATATTTCAGTCAGCCTGATGACATCAAGCAACTTGACAGCAAAGGCGTTCCTACGCGTGGGTAAGTAGACCGCAATTATGAATGGCACAGTGCTGATTAGTTTCAAGATATGTCAAGAAAGGCACCTTCACCGCCGTTGACCCCAGCCGCCCTGACGAATCTTTTGAACATCTTGCTGTAAGCCATATGAGCGGTTCGGCAGATTCATGACTGACTTCAAAGCAGATTGGAACGCACGATCTGGGAACTAATATAGCTTCCACGCTCCCTGCAGTGTTCAAGAAGGCTGGAACGCTCATCCCCGACTACGTAGCTCTTTGTGAGCGTGTAGTCGACGTTCTGCTGGACTGCTACTCACAGGCTCTAGGCGTCCCTGGTCAGTTCCTGGAGTACCACGACCACGAAAAACCATCCGATACCATCCTTGCCATGCTGAGCTATCCTGGAAAGCTCACCCATCAAAAGCATACCGATCTGGGATCCTTGACTGTTCTCTTCAGTGATGAGTGGGGACTTCAGGTTGTTGAACCCAGCAACGGCAATTGGGAGTGGGTCGAGCCGCGGGAGAACGACGCCGTCATCAATGTTGGCGACACTCTTCGCTTCCTGTCGGGAAAAACCTTGTATTCCTGTGTTCACAGGGTCATCAGAGATGGTCGTGCTAGCGATGAGGGGCATAGATACTCCATCGCATATCTGCTGCGTCCTGGTGATGACGTGAGCTTTGTCGACGCCGATGGGTCCAGGATCACCGCCCAGTCCTTTGCCGGTATCAAGTACAAAGCTTATTCTGCGGACCATGCTGAGCAGGACAAGAATACGGTCCTGACTGGTGGAATGGAACAGGTACTTGGTGTCCGCGCCTAGATCGACCAATCAATATAAGTTATCTCTTCTCTCTATCCTCCTCTCCTGATACAGAGCCAACCTAAATTAAGACCGTTTGACTCTCGGACCAACGCTTTCAATGACTAACAGGCGGCAACGGCCCGAGCCTCCATTCTTGGTGGGCACTCCctggccttctcctcttttgCGGTGCATGGCAATGCTGGTGAACTCAAATTAGACTTTGGTACTTCCGAGGAGGCCGAGGCCCCAGCTTTAAGCATTaagatcatcaagcaagGTATTGGGTGAAACCGGTAGTGCGAGAGTATCGCCGCACCAAGTGAGATTCGACTAAATTCCATAATCATTGGGAAGCCTCCTGTTTTCTCATTACCTATTACGTTGATTATCCACGACTGTACACTGTCAGGCTCTAAGCAATAATCAAAAGAGCTCAACCGAGATGTTAGGAGCCTTTGGTATATTTTTGTCACTTATTTCCTTTCCGTTCCCCCGAGCTCAAGGCCCACTCCGGTAAATGGACATTGATCGACTGGACAAGGGTGATCGCTATGGAGCTCTAATTTTGACAAATCTCGATTCGCTATTGTACCTCCTAAGCCTGTATTCAACCTCAGGCTTCGGTTCTGACATGCCGAGGCGCATTTACATACTATCATAAATGCAAACCGGTTACCGGAATTGTCAAATCTGTAACAGGGGCTTCGGAGCCTTTTCTAAAGtgtaataaattaattattttctaAAGTCCCAAGATGCAGGCCACGTAAGACCTCGCAGGGATCATAAGTACAAACATTCGGGAAAGAACTCTCTGAGTCCGTTATGGGCTTATGCTGGTATTCGGTAGCGGC encodes:
- a CDS encoding related to gibberellin 20-oxidase translates to MPSAIDSIPIASFETINYSALERRDAKEIEKLMGASRTAGFFYLDFDRSGAAGLPKKKKEVLKAMKEYFSQPDDIKQLDSKGVPTRGYVKKGTFTAVDPSRPDESFEHLAIGTHDLGTNIASTLPAVFKKAGTLIPDYVALCERVVDVLLDCYSQALGVPGQFLEYHDHEKPSDTILAMLSYPGKLTHQKHTDLGSLTVLFSDEWGLQVVEPSNGNWEWVEPRENDAVINVGDTLRFLSGKTLYSCVHRVIRDGRASDEGHRYSIAYLLRPGDDVSFVDADGSRITAQSFAGIKYKAYSADHAEQDKNTVLTGGMEQVLGVRA
- a CDS encoding related to acid phosphatase precursor (pH 6-optimum acid phosphatase): MKSAHFFTGIFAALTQAAPTVDETYQYNGPDVPIGDWVDHTIKGDGTGFIRLVEPPAVKPAHDKPTNNVNVISLSYIPSQSGGDTVGINIHYQTPFGLGQVPWVNWGVSNSSLDKVAPGSTVTYERTPPCSRVHVTQCSQFFHNVQIENLQPGTMYFYQIPAANGTTVSPVLNFTTAQAVGNPSQFSIAINNDMGYTNANGSYFFMNQHMNDEDGLAFVWHGGDLSYADDWYSGIVQCNSSAWPVCYNGSNSSLPNNDTNPDYFDTPLPEGEIPNQGSPRGGDMGVLYESNWDLWQQWMNNITMKIPYIVLPGNHEATCADHDNTPFVLSSYLNENKTDTPMSGDNPNATLTYYSCPPSQRNFTAFQNRFFMAGDKSGGVGNFWHSFDYGLVHFVSIDTETDYANSPDKTFREDVQKAKKEEDCKGKDKDKAKCKPEKPEPTGYQCTKIDLCDEFETDDLEEETYLQSGKAHPLRNETHITDAGPFGYIDGSVKDNRAYQQYHWLREDLKKVDRCKTPWVIVMGHRPMYSSHDASNYHLHLREAFEGLFLKNKVDLYIAGHVHWYERLKPIRNCDVDHRAIKNDSEQNGIYEVRPGHSMVHLINGAAGNIESHATINKSLPIPDITAHRNITSFGFSKLTVFNATTLSWKFIQGHDGKVGDELTVLKNASLTCKDYKTYSSPSSSGSSGSSCATECSGSGVLAWLYCNVYCASFGEPLKV
- a CDS encoding related to CIT2-citrate (si)-synthase, peroxisomal, which codes for MVSAQNKGRRETLTVVDNRTNQTYEIPITHNSIPATEFKKIKAEAGNDRPEDETTQGLRVYDPAYMNTAVVQSKITYINGLDGVLRYRGYPIEQLVEKSNFLESAYLLIYGDLPTKAQYDEWQGEVMHHTYIHSDIENMFKSFRYDSHPMSMLSAAFATLGAFAPEANPSLAGQKLYTNAASGNMDSLKMLDKQILRILGKAPTLAAASYRMRQGRPFNRPAQGLSYTGNFLYLLDNLSEPDYQPHPVLAKALDKLFILHADHEVNCSTATVLQVGSSLVDPYSVVSAGCAALYGPSHGGASESAIRMLIEIGSPENVPAFMQAVERRERVLVGFGHRVYKNVDPRSTAIRKLAEEVFEVTGRNKLLDTALTLADYARKSEFMRSRNLYPNVDFYSGLIYQAMGFPLDFYPVLFAVPRCVGWLAHWRQMMLNKSGVKIWRPRQLYVGEGEREYVDTENRKEKPDATVFDAPVKVEHGGEKQRAVLAASAGLKSKL
- a CDS encoding probable benzoate 4-monooxygenase cytochrome P450 — its product is MSIHSLLLSPWAPLTVLLCGLLFYILPYFYTYRHLRGVPGPLLARFSNLWLFYICRKSKRSDAVYDLHERLGPVVRIQPNHVSIVDERAIPLVYGHGKGLEKSSWYDSSISLTRSIFTARNRAEHARKRRYIAHSFAPKSSRAAEGPISDKVELLARKWDEIIDKGPQFDGFTHLECRRWFTYLSFDITGDLLFSEPFGMLRNGSDLVKVENKPGSYVSMMNSLAQRSAAVATLGVLPWLKPHAHNLPDPFFHRGMDGLQNLLGVTSAHVKERMAAGQDNHDDWLSLLLRARDDQGELLKFEEIASESLTLFMAAIETVSNTLSAMMYYLATSPSSLQKLQTELDCIHVPATVAPFTSVRALPYLDAVLNETMRLHSVLGIGLPREVLPGSKGIQLDSFYFPPGTVLSVPIFAIHRSKDIWGADADKFRPERWEKLSDRQNTSFIPFGQGPAACVGRNLAEVEMKIIAATLIKRYDFCMMESQVESTEGTTRKLKKVNIGIKKRQ
- a CDS encoding related to beta-1,3-glucan binding protein, translating into MSLGCNSTAIRSSGSYLASTSHANSTEDLVRPSLAAQSSTESSLKKRFPPRPYFHSRRVKKGTVERPYLAVKDPRGIWITIIPALGILVGLAAIALLTWSGYKSVDKHKYCTVFTDDFSNGFNSTIWNKQVEVGGYGNGEFELTTDTDENVFVRDGQLIIKPTLQTDKFLSETTKINLTAQGTCSATTTQDCVQVANLTAGEIVAPVKSGRITTKNFGVIRYGRVEIVAKLAAGDWLLSQLMMFPAKEYYGAWPASGEIDIGMVRGNNYTYDNGRGNQQVSTQLHWGLDTGTDRWQSTSGARDTLRTTFHKDFHTFGLEWSDKYLFTWLDHRIAQVTYVKFNHPFYQHGGFHQALANGSQISNPWTGPGTSNATPFDRPFYLIIALAVGGTSGWFPDDVHGKPWVNDAITPKTDFWNAKDRWYPTWEKNDGGEMVIKRVSMWQQCDRAATDLSQFSSS